Proteins encoded within one genomic window of Treponema primitia ZAS-1:
- a CDS encoding sugar ABC transporter substrate-binding protein, producing the protein MKKRVFLAALIALVVSGSLVFAAGGQQSGGGATAADNLQKSQAIDASVVRGSDGQLLMPTLTPKQVPPRPADPSKLPESDPGHWYDQEYAGWNAGAKINPAKSPKNGSIGKYVIIIMNGDHPYTVAYSNGAKKAAETFGMKVDVWSPNYDVNIQNQLVDQAINARPDAIGLVSLNAEAAVQQYRKINQSGIPVFGTNMLGTAESIRYAVTWTGPDDWAQMRKVSRALADAMGKKGGIAYLTHTPGGSPYFARMWGPRTELLQYAPDIKTLDFQSPGFDAAACKQVVADWITRFGKDLNAIFVADDSAQAQGAIDAIKEAGRTDILIAGAGNSKIGMDAIIAGNVLAISAQSAEGDGAAPVKAMADWFNGKEMPEILYIANDVITKTNVQNFQPPQW; encoded by the coding sequence ATGAAAAAACGTGTATTTTTGGCAGCGCTTATTGCGTTGGTGGTCAGCGGGTCCCTGGTTTTTGCAGCCGGTGGACAGCAGAGCGGCGGCGGGGCAACGGCTGCGGATAATCTGCAGAAGTCCCAGGCGATTGACGCATCGGTTGTGCGCGGTAGCGATGGGCAATTACTCATGCCAACCCTGACGCCCAAACAGGTTCCACCGCGCCCGGCGGATCCGAGCAAACTCCCGGAAAGTGATCCCGGACATTGGTATGATCAGGAGTACGCGGGCTGGAACGCCGGTGCAAAAATAAACCCGGCCAAGTCGCCAAAGAACGGCAGTATCGGGAAGTACGTGATCATTATCATGAATGGTGACCATCCCTACACCGTGGCGTATAGTAACGGTGCGAAAAAAGCTGCCGAGACATTCGGTATGAAAGTTGATGTTTGGTCGCCCAACTATGACGTAAACATTCAGAACCAGTTGGTTGACCAGGCGATTAATGCCCGGCCTGACGCCATTGGATTGGTTTCACTCAACGCTGAAGCGGCTGTGCAGCAGTACCGCAAAATTAACCAGTCCGGTATTCCGGTGTTTGGCACCAACATGCTTGGTACCGCCGAATCCATTCGTTATGCGGTCACCTGGACCGGCCCGGATGATTGGGCTCAGATGCGCAAAGTTTCCCGGGCCTTAGCCGATGCGATGGGCAAAAAGGGCGGCATTGCTTATCTGACCCACACCCCCGGTGGTTCACCCTATTTTGCCCGTATGTGGGGTCCCCGCACCGAGCTGTTGCAGTACGCCCCTGACATCAAAACCCTGGACTTCCAGAGCCCCGGTTTTGATGCCGCCGCCTGTAAGCAGGTTGTAGCTGACTGGATTACCCGCTTCGGGAAGGATTTGAACGCGATTTTCGTTGCCGACGATTCCGCTCAGGCGCAGGGCGCCATTGATGCGATTAAGGAAGCCGGCCGTACGGACATTCTGATTGCCGGCGCTGGAAACTCCAAAATCGGTATGGACGCGATCATAGCGGGTAACGTACTGGCCATCTCCGCACAGAGCGCGGAAGGTGACGGCGCCGCCCCGGTCAAAGCCATGGCCGACTGGTTCAACGGCAAGGAAATGCCCGAGATTCTGTATATTGCCAACGACGTTATCACCAAAACTAACGTGCAGAATTTCCAGCCGCCCCAGTGGTAA
- a CDS encoding L-rhamnose mutarotase — protein MKRYGSVIGVRPEKLAEYKKLHAAVWPGVLKTISECNIKNYSIYYRDGLLFSYFEYYGTDYEADMAKMAADPMTQKWWDVCKPCQKPLDTRAEGEWWADAEEFFHLD, from the coding sequence ATGAAACGCTATGGTTCGGTAATTGGCGTCCGGCCGGAAAAACTGGCGGAGTATAAAAAACTCCACGCGGCGGTGTGGCCTGGGGTACTAAAAACTATCTCAGAATGTAACATCAAAAATTACTCTATTTATTATCGTGACGGACTTTTGTTCAGTTACTTTGAATATTATGGAACTGACTACGAAGCGGATATGGCGAAAATGGCCGCGGATCCCATGACCCAAAAGTGGTGGGATGTGTGTAAGCCCTGCCAAAAACCCCTGGACACCCGTGCGGAAGGTGAGTGGTGGGCGGACGCCGAAGAATTTTTCCATCTGGATTAA